AACAGCGACCTCGCCTTCCACCGGCTGGCGCACGTCACCGCCGAGATCCTGCCGTCCGGTCGCCTCGCCTCCGACCGGGGCGCGTACGAACCTGCGAGGACGGCCTTCGAGGCCAACATGTTCGACGACGTCACGCGCGAGTCCCTGAGCCTGGCCCGCTCGTACCTCGGTGACCTCGCCCCAGGGGACGAGCTGCCGGACCGCGCTCTGTTGGACGCGGCTTTTGAGCGCGAGACCGGCTGGACGCTGGGGGACACGCTGGCATTCCTCGACACCGTCAGCGCTCTTCCCGGGAGCGGGGTGCTCCCGCGGCAGATGCCCCTCCCCGACTTTCTCCGCACCCTCGCCCGGGCCCTGGGCTGGGACGAGGGCAAGGTGCGCGCGTTGCTGGACACGCTGAGCCTGACGCCGCGCCCCCACTTCCTGCGTCCGCCCAGGCCCTGGCGTCCCGAGGACGTCCAGCCGTGGCGCTTCAACCGCCGGCTGTCCTCCCTGCGCCGCCCGGTCCTCCTGCTGGAGGGCGAGGCCACCCCCCAGGTGGTGTGGGGACCCCGGGCCGCCGCGTCCGCCTCACACTACCTGCTGGACCTGCTGCACAGCGGGCGCTTCAAAGCGGACAGTGTGGAGTTGCGGCAACTCCTCGGGGAGGTCAACCGCAGCCGGGGGCGGGCCTTCAACCAGCAGGTGGCCGCCTTCCTGAGGGCCCTGGGCTTCTGGCATGTCCAGGAGCAGGCGAAGGTGTTCGGAAGGGTGCGCCTGCGGGACGAGCACGGCCTCGACCTCGGCGACATCGACGTCTTCGTCGTGGACGACGTGCGGCGCAGGGTGTACTGCGTGGAGTGCAAGAACTTCGCGGTGGCGCGCACCGCCGCCGAGACCCACGCCCTCTTCGAGCGGCTGGAGCGCGGAACCGCGACGGAACGCTCCATCGTGGAGCGCCACGAGCGGCGCGTCCACCACGTGCGGCAGCATCTACCGGCCATCCTGGAACACTTCGGCCTCCCGCCGGGGGACTGGGAGGTCGAGGGCTTCATCGTCTTCAACCACGATTCCGTCGCCTACTCCCTTTCGAGCGCGGCTCTGCCCGTGCTGTCGTTCGAGCAGTTCGTCCGGCGAATGGAACATGGTGTGGTGAGGGGGGCAGCGTTGCCCGGAACCGGGGGCACGCCCTGATCCGGCCAAGCGGCCCAGGGAGAGGGAACTTGGAACGTCTGGCCCTTCCACCCTTCGCGCTGCTGGCCTGCACATTGGGCGGGCGGCTCGGTCGCCGGGCCGCTCCGGACGGCGGGGTCGAACTGGGCCCGGCTCAGTACAGACTCAGCGGATTCACCGGCGTTCCCTGAACCGTCACGCGGTAGTCCAGGTGCGGGCCGGTGCTGTTCCCGGTGCTCCCCACCCGCGCGATCACCTGACCGGCGTCCACCCGCGTCCCCACCCGGGCGAGGTTGGCGCTGTTGTGGCTGTAGCGGGTCGTCATGCCGTCCCCGTGGTCGACGAGCAGCGTCCAGCCCCAGCCGCTCTGGGCGTCGAAGCGCGACTCGGTCACCACGCCCGGCCGCGCGGCCCGGATGGGCGTGCCGGTCGGGGCCGCCAGGTCCACGCTGGGGTGACGCTCCAGAAAGGGGGTGGTCAGGCGGCCCTGCACGGGCATGACGGCCGTCACCCGGATGGACGCCGCGCGCACCGTGGGGGTGCCGGGCGCGCGCGTGACGGCCGGCTTGGCCGGCAGGAGGAGGCGCTGACCCACGCGCAGCGGCCGCTGGGGATCGAGGCCGGGGTTGGCCGCGAGCAGCGCCGCCAGGGTCGTGCCCTGGCGCTTCGCGATCAGGGAGAGCGTGTCCCCGCGCCGCACCGTCCACCCGCGGGCCGGGGAAACGGCGGGCAGGGTCAGGCGCGCCCCGGCCCGCAGGGTCCCCTGCCGCAGCCCGGGGTTGGCCTGGACCAGCGCCTGGACGGTGGTGCCGTGCCGCACCGCCAGCCGGGTGAGGGTGTCGCCGGGTTGCACGGTGACCGTGGCGGCCGCGGCGAGGCCGAGCCACGTCAGGGTGAGGGTCAGAAGAAACTTGGCAGTCATGAACGCCCGGCAGCTTGCCCCATAATTGTAAAGATGGCGTAAAGACGGGCCGGGGGCGCGCCGACCGGTTGGCGGAAAAGAACCTGGCCCCGCTCGGGGCCAGGTCTGGGGTGAGGGACGTTAAGCGCCGCGCTTGATCAGCCACTGGCGGAAGCTGTACATCTCCCCGGCCTGCGCGGTGACGATGTCGCGGGCCAGCTTGAGGACCCGGGCGTCGCTGCTCTTCTCCAGCGCCATCTGCGCCATGTCGATGGCCGAGGAGTGGTGGGGCAGCATGCCCTGCACGAACGCCACGTCGGGATTCCTG
This is a stretch of genomic DNA from Deinococcus aerius. It encodes these proteins:
- a CDS encoding LysM peptidoglycan-binding domain-containing M23 family metallopeptidase — protein: MTAKFLLTLTLTWLGLAAAATVTVQPGDTLTRLAVRHGTTVQALVQANPGLRQGTLRAGARLTLPAVSPARGWTVRRGDTLSLIAKRQGTTLAALLAANPGLDPQRPLRVGQRLLLPAKPAVTRAPGTPTVRAASIRVTAVMPVQGRLTTPFLERHPSVDLAAPTGTPIRAARPGVVTESRFDAQSGWGWTLLVDHGDGMTTRYSHNSANLARVGTRVDAGQVIARVGSTGNSTGPHLDYRVTVQGTPVNPLSLY